In the Campylobacter sp. MIT 12-8780 genome, one interval contains:
- a CDS encoding cation:proton antiporter, which yields MLHNAIDAQALIDLKILLVIACVLLLSPYIAKLLKLPVSATEIILGALAAFFGFVGKSENFHLLANVGFYFLMFIAGMEVNLRLFFTMQKSLFRRSIFYISLLYLISFIAVSAYGLSLIFVIILPVMSVGLLSILFKDFGKDCEWLNLAMLVATLAEVVSIILLTITGAFLQDTTLFDVGLNLLYLFAFLVFCLFGFKILGILFWWYPNLRLVLMPWQDKNEKDIRFCMAILILVIITMILAHLEIALGAFIAGSFIATFFNHKKDLEEKLAGFGYGFLIPIFFIYIGSTLNLHLLVELGVLEDALYLLLAMIGLRLVCALVFLKKLELKNTILFALSHSMPLTLLIATATLGFNAKVIDFELYSALILTALLEAVFAMSLIKLITNFKKVTNEYKA from the coding sequence TTGTTACACAATGCCATTGACGCTCAAGCTTTAATCGATCTTAAAATTTTACTTGTTATCGCTTGTGTTTTGCTTTTATCACCTTATATAGCCAAGCTTTTAAAGCTGCCTGTTTCAGCTACTGAGATCATACTTGGGGCTTTAGCGGCGTTTTTTGGCTTTGTGGGAAAGAGCGAGAATTTTCATCTTTTGGCTAATGTTGGCTTTTATTTTTTGATGTTTATTGCTGGTATGGAAGTAAATTTAAGACTTTTTTTTACTATGCAAAAAAGCCTTTTTAGACGCAGTATTTTTTATATAAGCTTGCTTTACCTCATCAGTTTTATCGCTGTGAGTGCGTATGGGCTGAGTCTTATTTTTGTCATTATTTTACCGGTGATGAGTGTTGGGCTTTTATCTATTTTGTTTAAAGACTTTGGTAAGGATTGTGAGTGGCTTAATCTTGCTATGCTTGTAGCAACTTTAGCTGAAGTTGTCAGTATCATCTTGCTTACTATCACAGGGGCATTTTTGCAGGATACGACTTTGTTTGATGTGGGGCTAAATTTACTTTATTTGTTTGCATTTTTAGTCTTTTGCTTGTTTGGTTTTAAAATTTTAGGCATTCTTTTTTGGTGGTATCCAAATTTAAGACTTGTTTTAATGCCTTGGCAGGATAAAAACGAAAAAGATATTCGCTTTTGTATGGCGATTTTAATCCTTGTCATCATCACCATGATACTAGCTCATCTTGAAATCGCACTTGGAGCCTTTATAGCAGGCTCATTTATCGCGACTTTTTTCAACCACAAAAAAGACTTAGAAGAAAAGCTTGCTGGCTTTGGATATGGCTTTTTAATCCCGATTTTTTTCATTTATATAGGCTCGACGCTAAATTTACACTTGCTTGTAGAACTAGGTGTGCTTGAAGATGCTTTGTATTTGCTTTTGGCGATGATTGGCTTAAGGCTTGTTTGTGCTTTGGTATTTCTTAAAAAACTTGAGCTTAAAAATACCATTTTATTTGCACTCAGCCACTCCATGCCTTTAACTTTACTTATCGCTACGGCTACGCTTGGTTTTAATGCAAAGGTTATTGATTTTGAGCTTTATTCAGCTTTGATTTTAACAGCTTTACTTGAAGCTGTATTTGCGATGAGCTTGATTAAACTTATCACAAACTTTAAAAAAGTAACAAATGAATATAAAGCTTAA
- a CDS encoding biotin synthase produces MQIMLCAICNISSGNCSEDCKYCTQSRFVKTDIIKYKQKDIEQIVLEAKMAKKNHALGFCLVSAGLGLDDTKLEYVCKAAHAVKKAEPELMLIACNGLASLDQCKELVKAGVFSYNHNLETSKEFYPQICSTHSWQSRFETNLNAKEAGLMLCCGGIYGLGESEDDRISFRKSLKELEPFSSPINFFIHNENFSIKPKKLSTDEALNIIKQSKKDLPNTHIMIAGGREAVLKERQYEVFEYGASAVVIGDYLTTKGEEACKDIQELEKRGFSFVTQCH; encoded by the coding sequence ATGCAAATAATGCTCTGTGCGATCTGCAATATCTCAAGTGGAAATTGTTCTGAAGACTGCAAATACTGCACTCAAAGTCGTTTTGTAAAAACTGATATCATTAAATATAAACAAAAAGATATAGAACAAATCGTGCTTGAAGCAAAAATGGCAAAGAAAAACCATGCTTTAGGCTTTTGTTTGGTGAGTGCTGGACTTGGGCTTGATGATACTAAGCTTGAGTATGTTTGCAAAGCAGCTCATGCGGTAAAAAAGGCTGAACCTGAACTCATGCTTATCGCTTGTAACGGACTTGCAAGCCTTGATCAGTGCAAAGAACTTGTTAAGGCTGGGGTATTTTCATATAATCACAATCTTGAAACTTCAAAAGAATTTTATCCTCAAATTTGCAGCACACACAGCTGGCAAAGCAGATTTGAGACGAATTTAAACGCCAAAGAAGCCGGACTTATGCTTTGCTGTGGTGGAATTTATGGACTTGGTGAGAGTGAAGATGATAGGATAAGTTTTAGAAAGAGTTTAAAAGAGCTTGAGCCTTTTTCCTCGCCAATTAATTTTTTTATACACAATGAAAATTTTTCAATCAAGCCTAAAAAACTCAGCACAGATGAAGCCTTAAATATCATCAAACAAAGCAAAAAAGACTTACCAAACACACATATTATGATCGCTGGTGGGCGTGAAGCCGTGCTAAAAGAAAGACAATATGAAGTGTTTGAGTATGGAGCAAGTGCTGTGGTGATAGGGGATTATCTTACCACTAAAGGCGAAGAAGCTTGTAAAGACATACAAGAGCTTGAAAAAAGGGGATTTAGCTTTGTTACACAATGCCATTGA
- a CDS encoding flagellar FLiS export co-chaperone, with amino-acid sequence MSKELEIFKKHLGEVKAQGEFDAKQVCTQINDANDFIGALQVLDLSLKKIEQNLKARIDEDLSEEQKRGLDAQTSQLIQNSSFMGNSLFDNSFSIGVSGQSFAFEIQNPLLVLEKSDYKGVLAYIEDKREEIENLLLDLATAISLGTPSNNFMGANDFDFKGLFR; translated from the coding sequence ATGAGCAAAGAGCTTGAAATTTTCAAAAAACACTTAGGTGAGGTAAAGGCACAGGGCGAATTTGACGCGAAGCAAGTTTGCACGCAAATCAATGACGCGAATGATTTTATCGGTGCTTTACAGGTTTTGGATTTGTCCTTAAAAAAGATCGAGCAGAATTTAAAAGCAAGGATAGATGAAGATTTAAGTGAAGAACAAAAAAGAGGGCTTGACGCACAGACTTCTCAACTTATCCAAAATAGCTCTTTTATGGGAAATTCTTTATTTGATAATAGCTTTTCAATCGGCGTTTCAGGGCAAAGCTTTGCTTTTGAGATACAAAATCCTTTGCTTGTGCTTGAAAAAAGTGATTATAAAGGCGTTTTAGCTTATATAGAAGATAAAAGAGAAGAGATAGAAAATCTGCTCCTTGATCTTGCAACCGCCATTAGCTTAGGCACTCCAAGCAATAATTTCATGGGAGCAAATGACTTTGATTTTAAAGGCTTATTTCGCTAA
- the ung gene encoding uracil-DNA glycosylase encodes MQIKLEDIAMNEDWKNFLKPLFFEPFFSRIKQNYIQALQNGKTIYPPAKLTFNAFNLTPLHELKIILLGQDPYHQPNQAMGLSFSVPNGVRVPPSLINIYKELQADLGIQPSKNGDLTKWARQGVLLLNAILSVEANKAASHQNFGWQEFTDAVIALLSKEKQGLVFLLWGNFARSKKSLIDTSKHLVLEAAHPSPLARTGFLGCKHFSKSNEWLIKQGKKPIEWDLNA; translated from the coding sequence ATGCAAATCAAGCTTGAAGATATAGCCATGAATGAGGACTGGAAAAATTTTTTAAAGCCTCTCTTTTTTGAGCCTTTTTTTTCAAGGATTAAGCAAAATTATATACAGGCTTTGCAAAATGGCAAAACTATCTATCCCCCAGCCAAACTTACTTTTAACGCTTTTAATCTCACGCCTTTACATGAGCTTAAAATCATCTTGCTCGGACAAGATCCTTATCATCAGCCAAATCAGGCTATGGGCTTAAGTTTTAGCGTGCCAAATGGCGTGCGTGTGCCACCATCTTTAATCAATATTTACAAAGAATTACAAGCCGATCTTGGCATACAACCAAGCAAAAATGGGGATTTAACCAAGTGGGCAAGACAAGGAGTTTTGCTTTTAAATGCCATTCTTAGCGTTGAAGCAAACAAAGCAGCAAGTCATCAAAACTTTGGCTGGCAGGAATTTACAGATGCAGTTATCGCTCTTTTAAGTAAGGAAAAACAAGGCTTGGTATTTTTGCTGTGGGGAAATTTTGCTCGCTCTAAAAAAAGCCTTATTGATACAAGCAAACACCTTGTTTTAGAAGCAGCTCATCCTAGCCCGCTTGCTCGCACAGGTTTTTTAGGCTGTAAGCATTTTTCAAAAAGCAATGAATGGCTTATAAAACAAGGTAAAAAGCCTATTGAGTGGGATTTAAATGCTTAG
- a CDS encoding PhoX family protein, producing MQEKSCERRAFLRGAAVASMVSFFGGINLSASLLKDKELLGFKAIKSSTEDKVIVPQGYEAKVLITWGDALFSDALAFDESKNITQASVKNASRVFGDNTDGMSFFPLSKERAILCVNNEYINPEIMFKHEGKNLSKTDIQYEQASLGVSVFEIAKKGENYEVVKDSKYNRRIDAHTKMSVSGAAAKAVLAGKSFVYGTLNNCANGQTPWGTYLTCEENIDDFFGCSDEKILEDESLKRYGFSAKSVYGWEQFDPRFDLANDKNEANRFGWVVEIDPMNANSTPIKRTALGRFKHENVELIVEKDGSVVAYMGDDEANEFIYKFVSKHKFIKGKAGDKILDEGTLYVAQFNGKQDEFRGEGKWLALEFGKGKLTPENGFKDQGDVLIKARLAGTLVGATPMDRCEWIASHKQAGSKAVFATLTNNSKRKEANPANPRIKNLYGQIIRFEPKNSHTQDTFTWELFALAGNPDNQKGLYKGSNNITSENKFNSPDGLAFDKDGRLWIQTDGNYSNKGEYEGMGNNTMLAANPATGELRRFLTGPVACEVTGIAFNEDYTTLFVGIQHPGEKLANSHFPYGKTPRSAIMQIRKLDGGVIGS from the coding sequence ATGCAAGAAAAGAGCTGTGAAAGAAGGGCTTTTTTACGCGGTGCTGCTGTGGCTTCTATGGTAAGTTTTTTTGGCGGTATAAATCTTAGTGCAAGTTTGCTTAAAGACAAAGAACTTTTAGGCTTTAAGGCTATAAAATCAAGCACTGAAGATAAGGTTATAGTCCCACAAGGCTATGAAGCAAAGGTGCTTATCACTTGGGGAGATGCCCTTTTTAGCGATGCCTTAGCTTTTGATGAGAGCAAAAATATCACTCAAGCTTCTGTAAAAAACGCTTCTAGGGTTTTTGGCGATAATACCGATGGAATGAGCTTTTTTCCACTAAGCAAAGAAAGAGCTATACTTTGTGTAAATAATGAATACATCAATCCTGAAATCATGTTTAAACATGAGGGTAAAAATTTAAGCAAAACAGATATACAATACGAACAAGCAAGCCTTGGGGTATCTGTTTTTGAGATAGCTAAAAAAGGCGAAAATTATGAAGTTGTCAAAGACTCAAAATACAACCGCCGCATAGACGCACATACCAAAATGAGCGTAAGCGGAGCTGCTGCTAAGGCTGTTTTGGCTGGTAAAAGCTTTGTTTATGGCACTTTAAATAATTGTGCAAATGGACAAACGCCTTGGGGAACTTATCTTACTTGTGAAGAAAATATAGATGATTTTTTTGGCTGCTCTGATGAAAAAATACTTGAAGATGAAAGCTTAAAACGTTATGGCTTTTCAGCTAAAAGCGTGTATGGCTGGGAACAATTTGATCCTAGATTTGATTTGGCAAATGATAAAAATGAAGCCAACCGCTTTGGCTGGGTGGTTGAGATCGATCCTATGAATGCTAACTCAACGCCTATTAAACGCACCGCACTTGGACGTTTTAAACATGAAAATGTCGAGCTTATCGTAGAAAAAGATGGTAGTGTTGTAGCTTATATGGGCGATGATGAGGCAAATGAGTTTATTTATAAATTTGTAAGTAAGCACAAATTTATCAAAGGTAAAGCTGGTGATAAAATCCTTGATGAGGGCACCTTATATGTGGCTCAGTTTAATGGCAAGCAAGATGAGTTTAGAGGCGAGGGTAAATGGCTTGCACTTGAATTTGGCAAAGGCAAGCTCACCCCAGAAAATGGCTTTAAGGATCAAGGCGATGTGCTTATAAAAGCTCGCTTAGCAGGCACTTTAGTAGGAGCTACGCCTATGGATCGTTGTGAATGGATAGCAAGTCATAAGCAAGCTGGATCAAAAGCTGTATTTGCAACGCTTACAAATAATTCTAAACGCAAAGAAGCCAATCCTGCTAATCCTCGTATTAAAAATCTTTACGGACAAATCATACGTTTTGAGCCTAAAAATTCACACACTCAAGATACTTTTACTTGGGAACTTTTTGCGCTTGCTGGCAATCCAGACAATCAAAAAGGACTTTATAAAGGCTCAAATAATATCACCAGTGAAAATAAATTCAATTCCCCAGATGGACTTGCCTTTGATAAAGATGGCAGACTTTGGATACAAACAGATGGCAACTACTCAAATAAAGGAGAATACGAGGGCATGGGAAACAACACCATGCTAGCAGCAAATCCTGCCACAGGAGAGCTAAGACGTTTTTTAACAGGACCAGTAGCATGTGAAGTAACAGGCATAGCCTTTAATGAGGATTATACAACTTTATTTGTAGGCATTCAACACCCAGGAGAAAAGCTTGCAAATTCGCATTTTCCTTATGGAAAAACCCCTCGTTCTGCTATCATGCAAATAAGAAAGCTTGATGGAGGCGTCATAGGAAGCTAA
- a CDS encoding sulfate/molybdate ABC transporter ATP-binding protein produces the protein MIKIHIKHPMKTANGDTFLEVQKELRAEEFVCIFGESGAGKTTILRIIAGLIKPEFGYIKVNDELWQDSHKNIFLPPQKRKVGFVFQDYALFSHLNVRENLAFALKGEQKKIDELLELMNLKSLEKAYPHQLSGGQAQRVALARALAFNPQILLLDEPLSALDFKMRGFLQDELLKLTRHFKLTTLLVSHDIGEIYKLASRVIKLEYGKCIQDGKPSELFSRSNFSAKLQFSATVLEIKKADILIILTLLINQELVKITLSEAEFKQNYASLKIGDTLIIAGKAFNPLILKLEK, from the coding sequence ATGATTAAAATCCACATCAAACATCCTATGAAAACAGCAAATGGCGATACATTTTTAGAAGTTCAAAAAGAGCTAAGGGCTGAGGAGTTTGTATGTATATTTGGTGAAAGCGGGGCTGGAAAGACGACGATTTTACGCATTATCGCTGGACTTATAAAACCAGAGTTTGGCTATATAAAGGTGAATGATGAGCTTTGGCAAGATAGTCATAAAAATATCTTTTTGCCTCCTCAAAAAAGAAAGGTAGGCTTTGTCTTTCAAGACTATGCACTTTTTTCACACTTAAATGTGCGTGAAAATTTAGCCTTTGCTTTAAAAGGCGAGCAAAAAAAGATCGATGAGCTTTTAGAATTAATGAACTTAAAAAGCCTTGAAAAAGCCTATCCACACCAGCTTTCAGGCGGACAAGCTCAAAGAGTAGCTCTAGCTAGAGCCTTAGCTTTTAATCCTCAAATTCTACTTCTTGATGAGCCCTTATCTGCGCTTGATTTTAAGATGAGAGGCTTTTTACAAGATGAACTTTTAAAGCTTACAAGGCATTTTAAGCTTACAACTTTGCTTGTAAGTCATGATATAGGCGAAATTTACAAGCTTGCTTCAAGAGTGATTAAGCTTGAATATGGAAAATGCATTCAAGATGGCAAGCCAAGCGAGCTTTTTTCACGCTCAAACTTTTCAGCCAAACTACAATTTAGCGCCACTGTGCTTGAGATTAAAAAAGCTGATATTTTAATCATACTCACACTTTTAATAAACCAAGAGCTTGTTAAAATCACGCTAAGCGAGGCTGAGTTTAAGCAAAATTACGCCTCACTTAAGATAGGCGATACTCTAATCATCGCTGGGAAAGCCTTTAATCCTCTCATACTTAAACTTGAAAAATAA
- the modB gene encoding molybdate ABC transporter permease subunit, translated as MQILNPEFLQTLFLTFKLAFITTFLLFFIAVALAYALVYTNFRFKSVVQVIVSMPLVLPPSVLGFYFLMAFSPANFFGRFLDETFGIKLVFSFEGLVIASIIFSLPFMVSPIQSAFSSVPKNLIEVSYTLGKSKFITLLRVIIPSSKVGIFTGCVLAFAHTIGEFGVVMMIGGHKKGETLVASIAIYDELEALNYTLAHQYAFVLFALSFIILLSLFFVNKKFTSF; from the coding sequence ATGCAGATTTTAAACCCTGAGTTTTTACAAACCTTGTTTTTAACCTTTAAACTTGCTTTTATCACTACTTTTTTGCTTTTTTTTATAGCTGTGGCTTTAGCTTATGCTCTTGTTTATACAAATTTTCGTTTTAAAAGCGTGGTGCAAGTTATCGTTTCTATGCCTTTGGTGCTACCGCCTAGCGTGCTTGGTTTTTATTTTTTAATGGCTTTTTCTCCAGCAAATTTTTTTGGACGCTTTTTAGATGAAACTTTTGGTATAAAGCTTGTTTTTAGCTTTGAAGGGCTTGTAATTGCTAGTATTATCTTTTCTTTGCCTTTTATGGTTTCTCCTATTCAAAGTGCTTTTTCAAGTGTGCCAAAAAATCTTATTGAAGTATCTTATACCTTAGGAAAAAGCAAATTTATCACACTTTTAAGAGTGATTATACCAAGCTCAAAGGTAGGTATTTTTACAGGTTGTGTTTTAGCTTTTGCTCATACTATAGGCGAATTTGGCGTTGTGATGATGATAGGCGGACATAAAAAAGGCGAAACTTTGGTTGCTAGCATAGCTATATATGATGAGCTTGAGGCTTTAAATTACACTCTAGCACACCAATACGCCTTTGTGCTTTTTGCGCTTTCTTTTATCATACTTTTAAGCTTGTTCTTTGTCAATAAAAAATTCACTTCCTTTTAG
- the modA gene encoding molybdate ABC transporter substrate-binding protein — protein sequence MKKMLFVLASLLLASSLWAEKISVFVASSASKAMQEVKNEFIKKHPKDEVELIFGASGKHYQLLKEGREFDLFFSADAKYAAQIEKDGNAITKPAVYALGVVALYSLDEKFLQGGLEALASKAKDIKHLSIANPKVAPYGVAAEQSLKNLKIYDIFKDKIVLGDNISQPVIHVDTAAAEVGIVAYSLVSPINKPKGKAVLVDSKLFSPLEQSFVITKYAKGKKLATEFSNFVLSKEGKAIIEKYGFGTR from the coding sequence ATGAAAAAAATGCTTTTTGTTTTAGCAAGTTTATTACTTGCAAGTTCTTTGTGGGCTGAAAAAATCAGCGTATTTGTAGCTTCTTCAGCTTCAAAAGCTATGCAAGAAGTTAAAAATGAGTTTATCAAAAAACACCCAAAAGATGAGGTTGAGCTTATATTTGGGGCTTCTGGCAAGCATTATCAGCTTTTAAAAGAGGGGCGTGAGTTTGATCTTTTCTTTTCAGCTGATGCAAAATACGCCGCACAGATTGAAAAAGATGGCAATGCCATCACTAAGCCAGCTGTGTATGCTCTAGGCGTTGTGGCTCTTTACTCTCTTGATGAGAAGTTTTTACAAGGTGGCTTAGAAGCTCTTGCAAGTAAAGCAAAAGACATAAAACACTTAAGCATAGCCAATCCAAAAGTCGCTCCTTATGGAGTAGCAGCTGAGCAAAGTCTTAAGAACTTAAAAATTTATGATATTTTTAAAGATAAAATCGTCTTAGGCGATAATATCTCTCAACCTGTTATTCATGTTGATACAGCTGCTGCTGAAGTTGGTATAGTTGCTTATTCTTTAGTTTCACCTATAAATAAGCCAAAAGGTAAAGCCGTGCTTGTTGATAGTAAGCTTTTTAGCCCACTTGAGCAAAGTTTTGTCATCACAAAATACGCTAAGGGCAAAAAACTTGCCACTGAGTTTTCAAATTTTGTACTTTCTAAAGAAGGCAAGGCTATCATTGAAAAATATGGCTTTGGCACAAGATAA
- a CDS encoding YeiH family protein: protein MSNFIKGFALTSCLALMGFFLAKLSFFEALHLSPLIIAIVLAACLSPLYLKVHSNFDKGVSFSAKKLLRFGIILYGFNVSLLDIANVGISGVLLALCVVVFVLGLGICIGVRYFKIDKELAILISGGSAICGAAAVLALESAFRSKAQKSVIAISSVVVFGLLSMLVYPLLYFSGILPFDDTQMGVYIGLALHEVANVVGAASSISDESAAVAIIIKMIRVILLVPVLLILPLCFSKSEQGEKRKLHIPYFALAFLAVIIFHSFVPLPEFLLDFFKILCVLSLSAAMAALGLQIDLKSFASLGKDAFKLAFVLFVILLVLGFVLVFFFVR, encoded by the coding sequence ATGTCAAATTTTATCAAAGGTTTCGCACTTACTTCTTGTCTTGCTTTAATGGGCTTTTTTCTAGCTAAGCTTTCTTTTTTTGAGGCTTTACATCTTTCGCCTTTAATCATAGCCATTGTCTTAGCAGCGTGTTTATCACCTTTGTATCTTAAGGTGCATTCAAATTTTGATAAAGGTGTAAGCTTTAGTGCGAAAAAATTGCTTCGATTTGGCATTATTTTGTATGGTTTTAATGTCTCGCTTTTAGATATCGCAAATGTCGGTATAAGTGGAGTTTTGCTTGCTTTATGTGTTGTTGTATTTGTTTTGGGGCTTGGAATTTGTATAGGCGTGCGGTATTTTAAGATAGATAAAGAACTTGCGATCTTAATCAGTGGTGGAAGTGCGATCTGTGGAGCAGCTGCGGTTTTGGCTTTAGAAAGTGCTTTTCGTAGCAAAGCTCAAAAAAGCGTTATTGCGATCTCTTCAGTAGTGGTTTTTGGGCTTTTATCTATGCTTGTGTATCCTTTGTTATATTTTAGTGGAATTTTACCCTTTGATGACACGCAAATGGGCGTTTATATAGGACTTGCTTTGCATGAAGTGGCAAATGTTGTAGGAGCAGCAAGTAGTATTAGCGATGAAAGTGCGGCTGTGGCGATCATCATTAAGATGATACGCGTGATCTTGCTTGTGCCTGTGCTTTTGATCTTACCTTTGTGCTTTAGTAAAAGCGAGCAAGGGGAGAAAAGAAAACTTCATATCCCTTATTTTGCGCTTGCTTTTTTGGCTGTGATAATTTTTCATTCTTTTGTTCCTTTGCCTGAATTTTTACTTGACTTTTTTAAAATTCTTTGCGTTTTAAGTCTAAGTGCAGCTATGGCAGCTTTGGGCTTGCAAATTGATCTTAAAAGCTTTGCAAGTCTTGGAAAAGACGCTTTTAAGCTTGCTTTTGTGCTTTTTGTGATCTTGCTTGTGCTTGGCTTCGTGCTTGTATTTTTCTTTGTGCGTTAA
- a CDS encoding DMT family transporter: MSWFCLILAGCIEILGVIAMKKHIQSGKKIYFLAIVILFMCSFGFLSLAMREISAGTAYAIWTGIGAGGGVIVGVLFFKESKNALKLVFVGLILLCSVGLKLVSH; the protein is encoded by the coding sequence ATGAGCTGGTTTTGTTTAATACTTGCTGGGTGTATCGAAATTCTTGGTGTGATCGCGATGAAAAAGCACATACAAAGCGGAAAAAAGATATATTTTCTTGCCATTGTTATTTTATTTATGTGCTCTTTTGGCTTTTTGTCTTTGGCTATGCGTGAAATTTCAGCTGGCACAGCTTATGCGATATGGACAGGTATAGGAGCTGGCGGGGGCGTGATCGTGGGCGTGCTTTTTTTCAAAGAAAGCAAAAATGCTTTAAAACTTGTTTTTGTAGGGCTTATCTTGCTGTGTAGTGTAGGTTTAAAGCTTGTTTCTCATTAA
- a CDS encoding cytochrome c3 family protein: MKKLIFFLLASFSLCFAKNELFSDKVISLYQNKDDTKVIGRLLPTNAFRVVKTEGDKLLLEISGFVNPKAPSVLYFNDYQRIIVAAFSKNAKLHFIKQSKGKNGKWNRASIQMWADKADFAKSDKEMLARASSLYTENCGICHTAHKINEFTANAWPAVFRSMADRTGIDKADRWLVIEYLQKNAKDFKKGK, encoded by the coding sequence ATGAAAAAACTCATTTTCTTTCTTTTGGCAAGTTTTTCTTTGTGTTTTGCTAAAAATGAGCTTTTCAGTGATAAAGTCATCTCGCTTTATCAAAACAAAGACGATACTAAAGTCATTGGCAGGCTTTTGCCAACAAATGCCTTTAGAGTTGTTAAAACTGAGGGCGATAAGCTCTTGCTAGAAATTTCAGGTTTTGTAAATCCTAAAGCCCCTTCAGTGCTGTATTTTAACGATTATCAACGCATTATCGTCGCAGCATTTTCTAAAAATGCCAAGCTTCATTTCATCAAGCAAAGCAAAGGTAAAAATGGTAAATGGAACAGAGCGAGCATACAAATGTGGGCTGATAAGGCTGATTTTGCTAAAAGCGATAAAGAAATGCTTGCACGAGCAAGCTCGCTTTATACAGAAAATTGTGGCATTTGCCATACCGCACACAAGATAAATGAATTCACAGCTAATGCTTGGCCTGCTGTGTTTCGCTCAATGGCTGATCGCACCGGCATTGATAAAGCAGATCGCTGGCTTGTGATTGAATACTTGCAAAAAAATGCAAAAGATTTTAAAAAAGGAAAATAA